In Halorubrum sp. PV6, a single window of DNA contains:
- a CDS encoding exodeoxyribonuclease V subunit beta — translation MSEFSPNPEQQDLITSLDGLYLVDAGAGTGKTFTVTRRYANIVGQDEIDPTDVLLVTFTNNAAEEMRDRIVRQSAYGMRALADAPIQTFHSLAHDILTEHGHDAPTHLGIDEPITGSTRIVEDEIIERSLFREFIGQFTDAHPAYEPFFAAVDDPTELLSLITELSAKGVFPTETGWYRNGESHLDGEFDAFASLFDDLNEPRNGGSKQSKLRSKLYRYGKDKTYLPAAPEKWDLRGDGKRVPPDTAERAFERDRTALKAFVHDLYHSYLEFALGRNYLNFGFLQLFAFVLLCEDHELRERLSFEYVMVDEFQDSSEIQFKLMLLLAGTDNLCVVGDWKQSIYSFQYADVDNIREFGDRLETFAAELNDGADRVQFPTAPITTKKLTRNYRSTQSILDFSTDALTAKATNRESLDAEAVASSVTALDAATDRDESRIEALASEDEHEAILAKIDDVVGNPEYAVEGDEGTYEPPEYGDIAVLTRTRDFGRELLETAADYDLPMAYEGGMEVFRTDAAKLLLAWLRILERDAARGWALVLEAAGYTIDETNAFLDRGSYPDAMTAFRDDLRELPTLGGVARRVFDRYGLSGPTADVVLETVQSVHGTTTFTRGEVIQFIEDAIADGSTHEVAGGAGTDAITVQTIHATKGLEYPIVILANMNANTFPSTGGGGSTIEYADPIGLRQRRLYRDDVHDVPYVYDNWQTDVLNACLPQQYDEERRLLYVAITRAESHVVFTSGPNPNAFLESLPVSIETVEPDLSAFEPSPSEHAPFVVDIPEPAGPASYSPHTFVDDAVFEGDTGGRGMAFGSAVHEFAERYALDESVTADNTDERHVKTFLDSLQGETKAEIDAYLPLTVGGESVSIGGIIDLLHVTSEKAAIIDYKTDRTTHAASEYQKQLSVYYHVVADQYPDRTVSASIFYTADGTRSTITPLSKAELREMVAAKKDPDSHPR, via the coding sequence ATGAGCGAGTTCTCTCCAAATCCCGAACAGCAGGACCTCATCACCTCGCTCGATGGCCTGTATCTCGTCGACGCCGGGGCGGGCACCGGGAAGACGTTCACCGTCACCCGCCGCTACGCGAACATCGTCGGCCAAGACGAGATCGACCCGACAGACGTCCTGTTGGTGACGTTCACCAACAATGCAGCAGAAGAGATGCGAGACCGGATCGTGCGCCAGAGCGCGTACGGGATGCGAGCGCTCGCGGACGCGCCGATTCAGACCTTCCACTCGCTGGCACACGACATCCTCACCGAGCACGGGCACGACGCGCCGACGCACCTCGGGATCGACGAGCCGATCACCGGGTCGACGCGAATCGTCGAAGACGAGATCATCGAGCGGTCGCTGTTCCGCGAGTTCATCGGCCAGTTTACGGACGCCCACCCCGCGTACGAGCCGTTCTTCGCGGCGGTCGACGACCCCACCGAGCTGCTGTCGCTCATCACGGAGCTCTCGGCCAAGGGCGTCTTCCCGACGGAAACGGGGTGGTACCGGAACGGCGAATCGCACCTCGACGGGGAGTTCGACGCGTTCGCGTCGCTGTTCGACGACCTAAACGAGCCGCGAAACGGCGGCAGCAAGCAGTCGAAACTCCGATCGAAGCTGTACCGATACGGCAAAGACAAGACGTACCTCCCGGCGGCGCCCGAAAAGTGGGACCTTCGCGGCGACGGCAAACGGGTCCCGCCGGACACCGCCGAGCGCGCCTTCGAGCGCGATCGAACGGCGCTCAAAGCGTTCGTCCACGACCTCTATCACTCGTATCTCGAGTTCGCGCTGGGGCGCAACTACCTGAACTTCGGCTTCCTCCAGCTGTTCGCGTTCGTGCTGCTGTGTGAGGACCACGAGCTGCGCGAGCGACTCAGCTTTGAGTACGTGATGGTCGACGAGTTCCAGGACTCCAGTGAGATTCAGTTCAAGCTCATGCTGCTTTTGGCCGGCACGGACAACCTCTGTGTCGTGGGTGACTGGAAACAGAGCATCTACAGCTTCCAGTACGCCGACGTCGACAACATCCGCGAATTCGGCGACCGGCTGGAGACCTTCGCCGCGGAGCTCAACGACGGCGCCGACCGGGTGCAGTTCCCGACGGCGCCGATCACGACGAAGAAACTCACTCGCAACTACCGCTCTACGCAATCCATCCTCGACTTCTCGACGGACGCGCTCACGGCCAAGGCGACGAACCGCGAGTCGCTCGACGCGGAGGCGGTCGCGAGCTCGGTGACCGCACTCGACGCGGCGACGGACCGAGACGAGAGCCGCATCGAGGCGCTCGCGAGCGAGGACGAACACGAGGCTATCCTCGCGAAGATCGACGACGTCGTCGGCAATCCCGAGTACGCGGTAGAGGGCGACGAGGGCACGTACGAGCCGCCAGAGTACGGCGATATTGCGGTGTTGACCCGGACGCGCGACTTCGGCCGCGAGCTGCTCGAAACGGCGGCCGACTACGACCTCCCGATGGCGTACGAGGGCGGGATGGAGGTGTTCCGTACGGACGCGGCGAAGCTTCTGTTGGCGTGGCTGCGGATTCTCGAACGCGACGCGGCCCGTGGCTGGGCGCTCGTCCTCGAAGCGGCGGGATACACGATCGACGAGACGAACGCCTTCCTCGACCGCGGGTCGTACCCCGACGCCATGACGGCGTTCCGCGACGACCTTCGTGAGTTACCGACGCTCGGGGGCGTCGCCCGCCGCGTGTTCGACCGGTACGGCCTGAGCGGCCCGACCGCCGATGTCGTGCTCGAAACGGTCCAATCCGTCCACGGGACGACCACGTTCACTCGCGGAGAGGTGATTCAGTTCATCGAGGACGCGATCGCCGACGGGAGCACCCACGAGGTCGCGGGCGGCGCCGGTACGGACGCGATCACCGTACAGACGATCCATGCGACGAAGGGGCTCGAATATCCCATCGTCATCCTCGCGAACATGAACGCCAACACGTTCCCGTCGACGGGCGGCGGCGGGAGCACAATCGAGTACGCCGACCCGATCGGCCTCAGACAGCGCAGGCTGTACCGCGACGACGTACACGACGTGCCGTACGTCTACGACAACTGGCAGACGGACGTGTTGAACGCGTGTCTCCCCCAGCAGTACGACGAAGAGCGCCGGCTCCTCTACGTGGCTATCACGCGCGCCGAGAGCCACGTCGTGTTCACGAGCGGCCCCAACCCGAACGCGTTCCTCGAATCGCTCCCGGTCTCCATCGAGACCGTCGAGCCAGACCTGTCCGCTTTCGAGCCGTCCCCGAGCGAGCACGCGCCATTCGTCGTCGACATCCCGGAGCCTGCCGGCCCGGCGAGCTACTCGCCGCACACGTTCGTCGACGACGCCGTGTTCGAGGGCGACACCGGCGGGCGAGGCATGGCGTTCGGGTCGGCCGTCCACGAGTTCGCAGAGCGGTACGCCCTCGACGAATCCGTGACGGCCGACAACACCGACGAACGACACGTGAAGACGTTCTTAGACTCGCTACAGGGTGAGACGAAAGCGGAGATCGACGCGTACCTGCCGCTGACGGTCGGTGGCGAATCGGTCTCGATCGGCGGGATCATCGACCTGCTCCACGTGACGTCCGAGAAGGCGGCGATAATCGACTACAAGACGGACCGGACGACTCATGCAGCGTCCGAGTATCAGAAGCAGCTCAGCGTCTACTACCACGTCGTCGCCGACCAGTACCCAGACCGAACGGTCTCCGCGTCGATTTTCTATACGGCGGACGGGACCCGGAGCACGATCACCCCGCTCAGCAAAGCGGAGCTCAGGGAGATGGTCGCTGCGAAAAAAGACCCGGACAGCCACCCACGATAG